GTGCTTCATCTTAGTTCATGAAACTTCTTGGGTATTAAAATCAGATTGTGAAAGATGAATATTGATAGTCCATTTTTAACTATTATAGCAAGAACACCACCAGCTAAATCTTGCCAAATATGCTTACATCTTGCTTATAACTTGTTAATTGTGTGGAAAATAGTCAAAGTAATCTATCACTGGAAAATACAAAAAAGTCATCAGTGCCTTCATTATTTATTAGCCATCATGTTATGAAATGGAAAAATTTTGCAAAATCATCTGTTCTTACTGTACATTCTATTAATACATGCAAGAAGATATTAGTCATCTCTATTGGATTTAAAGCAAATTTGAAATATATCTTAtgctgtttcatttgcaattgagaAAGAAGTTCTCTTCCACTTTTCAATTAGCTTGTGTCAGCATCAACACTGCCAGGTCAGGGAGAGCATAATTCAATGTAGATAAAGTTTTGTCTATTCTGCAACAGATTTGGCTCCAAATTAGGTACTGCACTTCTCAAGATATCGCTGTAGAGTTTTCGACCTCATGTTCCAACATCATGTGTGAGATTGGCAAATTAGTCACAGTTTTGCATGTATATATCTATGTTCACCACCGCCATTGACCGTCTGGAAGATGATTTAGTGCTCTTCATTATGTCACCTCAGCTGTCTCAGATCGCACACTAAGGACTTAGTTGTAGATTTAGTTGTAGAAATTTGATGTTAGGACTTCTGTTGTAAGGAAAAGTTCTTCTTGGTTCTTGCGTTTCGGGTAAGGTTTTGCACTGCACTCTGACTTAAAATGGAATATCCCTTCAAATTGAATGATGAATGTGCTTGCATTGATAGGGGAAGGGCCCACCACTGAATGAACATATACAGCCATATTTAGTATATTGAAAGCCAAGCAAGGACAGTAGATGAGATACTTGCATTCTCAGCAACTACATCTCGCAGCCTGAAATTCATTCATCCTAATGTGCTAACATTGTGATTTGTTGGTTTCAATGTGTTTTTCCCGGTATCACAGTAAATACAGCAAGATTTAAATGTGGGCTTCAATATGTCTTTGTATTGTTCCATTTCTTCTGCTATCCCTTTATTATCCAACAAAATTTAGGGGCAtcatagtagctcagtggttagcactgctgcctcacagcactagggacccaggttcaattcctaacctgggtgactctctgtgtggagttttcacattctccccatgtctctgtgggtttcctctggatgcaccggtttcctcctacaatccaaagatgtgcaggttaggcgaactggccatgctaaattgcccatagtgttctgggatgtgtaggttaggtgcattagtcaggataagTATAggaacataggggaatgggtcgggctgggttactatttggagggtcggtgtggacttgttgggccaaagggcctgtttccacactgtagggattccatgattgaaTATACCTATGGCTCCAGCCACAAAGGAGTCAAATGTATAGAAATTCATAGCAGTAGTCACTTTCAAAGTGACATTGTTGCTTGCCTATGAGTTTGTAGTTGAGGCTGTAGCAGGCAGCAGATTTTAGAAAGGACTTCCTTAGTGAAGCAGAGAATTGGGACACACTGTTCCTCACTGAGGTTCAGATAGGAGAATTGTCCCTTGAATACCCCACCTGGATATTGCCCCCTGCTGAGAGCCTTTCACCCCCATGCTCCTCCAACTTGTCCTGCTCTGCATCATTCCTGTTTATTCTTCTGAGAAGCAAATGGTTTGTGGAGAATCTTTGAAGTCACGCCAAAGGTCTTCAACACATGCCATACTAGGTGTAGTCTTCAGGAACTTTAAACACTCTGGAAACCACAAAACACTTCTAAACTCACAACAAGAGCCAGTACAATTCAATCCATCATTAACCTAAAGTGATTGATTACTTTGAGTAATGCTAGTCAGGTTTCCTTTGTGCTGCTGCTCAGTGAGGTGTACCCGCCTAAGTGCCAGGTGGAGAGAGAATTGCCCACAATGCCAGCAATAAACATTTGAAGTTCATTGTTTTCACAGTAACTATCTTTTAATGTTTTGATCACTTGCATCCTCGCCTTTTGTGCAAGAAAAATTAAGAGAATGATGAAGTGTTATAGTTTGATTTGTAAGAATTCATCATTAAAACTAACATAGAGGATGACAAAAGAGTTTAGAAATCATTCTATCTGCTGCTGACTTTATCCATTAATCCACATTTCTGAATGTCTTTAAATCAGAATTACAAAAGTGCCAGTAGCCAATTTGTTTCAATTCACCCTATTCCTAATAACTATTTCCCCATTTTACTGCTGTTAAGAACCCCAGTGCAGTGTTCAGAAAGGGCACTAGCAATAGTAAGGCAAGAATCATAGTTCTGACTCCATAGAGAGGTTTCTGAATGTAAATTCCGGCTTTGGGTACACATATTGTTCTTCACCGTTCTCTCCATTGCTATTTGGAATGACTGTGCTCTCACACtttccatcttcactgtccaatccAGCTACCGTGAGGACATTGATGCTATGTTCTGGTGTGGAATACAATTCCTTGGCACTGCATTCTGGTGTTGTCACTTCTTGAGTTTTGTGAAACTGGGAATAGTTAACTTTATAGTAACTTGGCTTGTCTTTGAGAACTTCATTAAAGCGGTGACCCCATAAGATTTCCAGAGGAGTGTATGAACTTCGAGACTGATGAGTATTACCTGTTGAGTCCTCAGAATAGACAAATGTAACTATGATTTCAAAGTCACCTTCAGCTAAGTCTTTCTTACTAAGCTCATAGAGTGGACTGTTTTCATTGATTTCATGTACAATAGTGACAGGACTAATGAGAATGATATTGCCCGTGACTATATACAAGTCCTGGTATTCCATGGACAGCTTATTGTCGTCGTATTCCTTAAATTGGAGTAATTGAGCTCTAACAGTACCCTCAATGATATGACTCTCACGGAAATCTCCAATACGCCACATCATGcatagtttcccatttcttactGCTATCACTGCATTATTACTAAACCTAATTGTTTGAGCTCTCTTTCTGGCTTTAGACATTTTGGCTACTACAACACCAATGATAAAGGTGTTAATTAAACAACTTATCACTGATTGGAAAGTCACCATGGAAACAGCAAAAGGGCACTCTTCTGTCACACAGCGAGATCCATAGCCAATAGTTGTTTGCGTTTCAATAGAGAATAGGAAAGCAGCAGTGAAGCTGTGAACTTCAACAACACAGGGCACATGATTTTCTTCTTCAATCTGCAAATCTCCATGGGCAACCGCTGTGATCCAATAAACAAAACCGAAAAAGAGCCATGACAATATATAGGACAAGGAGAAGATCAGAAACATTTGTCTCCATTTGAGATCTATGAGTGTTGTGAAAATGTCAGAAAAGTAACTTTCCCATTCGCCAAATGCACGTTTAAAATGGATGTTGCAGTTCCCATCTTTGCGGAGAAACCGTTTTCTGTATCGTCTTTTGTTGACTTGTATGTAGCAACCATTTTTTAGAAACTTCCTATGATCATCTTCAGAACTCACAGTTTGATAATTTAAATTGATGAAATTCATTTTCAACCCTTCTGTTATTGTTGATGTTCTGACTTGCTCAGAGCTGCTTGAAAGTTATCTTCAGGGAGCTTGATTCTACTAATTAACTTGTCCAAGGAGGTAAATGTCTCTTGTTGTAATCATATAGGCCTAGAGGAACAAGATAATAAATGTCAGTTTAACACACTACAAACATTGATTTTGACAGAATTCCACAGTGTCCAATATCACAAAACTCCTTCCACAGGATATGGGAGAATAGCAATATTGGCAAATGTTGtataaatcttcgaggagaaagtgaggactgcagatgctggagatcagatctgaaaatgtgttgctggaaaagcgcagcaggtcaggcagcatccaatgaacaggagaatcgacgttttgggcataaacccttcggGCATAAAGTCATACAccatagaaacagaacctttggtctaactcatccgtgccaaccatgtttcctaatttggagatgctggtgactggtgtgtacaaagtttaagatcacacaacaccaggttattgtccaacaggtttaattggaagcactagctttcggagcgctgctccttcatcagatagttgtctgatgaaggagcagccctctgaaagctagtgcttccaattaaacctgttggactaatgcctggtgtgtgtgattttaaacaggtatcctaaactgaactagtcacacttatctgcatttgatccatgtccctctaaacctttcctattcatatccctgtccaaatgtcttttaaatgttgtaattgttcttgcCCCTACCACTTTTTCAGGTAGCTCAACAACACTTCCTCCACCTTAATcctcaacattgatgccatgcaAGGCTGCAtactgtgagatattgtgttttaGGTTtcctttattaactcactcaccagctcacaAGGTCCATTAATACcgggttgaagagtgtggtgctggaaaagcacagccagtcaggcagcatatgaggaacaggagaattgacgtttcttcATCAGGATAAAGCATAAGCTTCatgataaagagcttatgtttgaaacgtcgactctcctgctcctcgaatgctgcctaacctgctgtgcttttccagtaccacactcttcaactctgatctccagcttcagCTCACTTTCCCCCATTAATAGTGGGTTcccgttcattcattcataactcctttactaacccactcacaagcaaaccctgcattcctgtttcattcattcataactcctttactaacccactcacaagcaaactctgcattcctgtttcattcattcataattcCCTACTGTAAcacagtttcattcattcattcattcataaagcTGCAGTTCTATAGCATATTTTACTACCAAATCTAAAACAATCCTTTCTAATCAAAACAATCCTTTCAAGcccattactgcattttcacaaCTTATCAGCCCTTACTACATGCAGtatttacctctgaataagtgtagcagacaataccatccccatcaagtctccacaaaacattataatattaatcagcacTTACCAACCACTTtctggacctgaatagattcccCAATTAGTAAGTACCTGTTAAATACttttttaactgggccattatccctttaagaaactaattGACAAAATAgcacttccatgaaattgcatgaaggGATGAAACTCACATcagcaaatagtaaataaatctcacaatcCGTTGCAGTAGTCATTTTAATATCCTTTTTTTAATTAGgtacaggtacaatttctaacttatttagggcatataggcctagtatttttactaacatttactaactaAAAAAACAAAAGGAGTAAAACCTCTTAATTATGTAAGCAGACCAGACAGACACTGTTATtccatcagaagtagcagcctGCATTTAGCAAATTTTAACCCATCTcatgtctcccaggacagaagctcttcaaacctttgtgtactacaGATAAAAAAATGTACCAtcatagtaatggaattttaatatatgtaagaactgtgtataaaggggctcttgaaagaactgtatttcaggattctagtgtcaccttgaacttgtgctgtgctgtgctgctggttatttttgccactcactgattccagtcgttatttgaacacgatcccacagtcctcagcccccaactgtactccttatacactcacaactgtgtggccaaattctgtccCAATCCCATTTACAAGTTTACTGaagacaccaccattgtaggccagatctcaaacaacgacaAGATGGAGTATAGGGAAGAGATTGAGTGTTGAGCAGCATGgggtaaagacaacaatctttccATCAATGTCAGTAgaatgaaagagctggtcattgacatcagggagcagagtggaggcTACGCCCCTGTCTGCattaatggagctgaggtggagatggttgagagcatcaagtttctgggagtgatgatcaccaacaatctgacctggtccatcCACTTGACACTACGGTCAAGAAAGcgcaacaatgtctctacttcctcaggtggctaaggaaattcagcatatccgTAAAGGCTCTTACAACTATTTATGGATACATCATCGAAAGCATCCTATCGAGATGCATCAGAGCgcggtatggcaactgctcttcccaagattgTACAGTCGTGATCACAGCTCAATCCAACaagcaaaccagcctcccatccattgacttcatctacacTTTCTATTGCATCGGGAAAGCaagcaacataatcaaagacactGCCCAGCCCAGTTATACTCTTTTTCACCCTCTTCCATTAGACAAAGATATAAAGGCTTGTAAgcatgtatgaacagattcaagaaaagctTTCTTCTCCCTGCGGTTATCAGATGTTTGAAGGGATTTCTTTAATGTTCTCAAGTATCCCAGTACACGTGatagcaataaatcaaatcaaatcaaatcaaatcaaaccaaaccaatcctctgtgtgaaaaaattgcccaaAAAGACGTTGATtagtcaccttatccatgccccttatgtttttataaatctcagtaaggtcacctgtcagtctCCAAGTGTCCAGTAAAAAagtcccaatctatccaacctctccttataaaccAAATCCTCTAATAGCAGAACTGTATTTACAAATATGTTTTTAAATCTGAATGATGAAACAATACAAATTGTAAAAGAGTTGTAATTCATATTAATTTTCTATGGTGTAAAGGAGACTATTTTTAAAGATAATAGACAGATGTAATTTCTAGTGTTTTCATTCTAAGATGGTGGGTTGAGAGTTCAGGGTGCAAACCAGGAGTTAAGGTCAAAATCCAACACTTAGAATGTAGTGTTGAGCTACATTGTATTGGCAGACATATGGTGAAGACTTATAATCTATCAGTATTATTTgctaagttctaaattggaagtaAATAAGCTTTTGGTTCCCCATCCTGTGAAAATGAGATTTTTATTTGCCGAGTTAAAAACTCGTATTTTTGTCAGCTTTTCTCAAAATCATATGACTTAATCGAAATGACCAGCCAAGTTACCTCATGAGATAATTGCTAAAATGTAACCAGAGACTGATGGAGAGGCCAGAGGTCACAAACAGCTTAAGTTCAGCACATAAGGTCCATACCAGCAGATGTGCTGTTGATCAGCCTCAACATGTTCAAAGTTAGTGTTTAATGGTAATAGTAAAaacaagttttaaaatgaagattGGAGTAAAATGGGGTTGAAttctctaaaggatattgctgggataaAAGATTGAATCTATCCTTTGCTGGTGATGATAAGATCTTTTCAAATggtcattttttttgttcttttgtgtCATAAAactatgttcttttgttaaaagtacattgacagCCTCTTGAGAATATGTTTCGTGACCAACCACAATGGTAACCAAACTGAAAAGTAATTAGTGTTTTGccctatcaagccagatttcaattctggaatctgacttattcaatattaccatcagctggaatcataataGAAGCTCTATTTTGTAACCACATGTAATTTCTAGTGTTTGACCTGCCTCAGGAGATGGATCGAATTGTTCTCATGAGACTATTCAAATAACACAGGGTCTACTTCTGGTCAACATTCATCCATTATTTAACCTCaccaaaataaattccataatcGTTCACCTCATTTAGTCTTTCTGAGATCTTTTGTGTGTGAAACAGTGATTACCCTTCAAAGTATAATCAATTGACTACAAAGTTATTTGTGACAGACTGAGGAGATGAAAGGCACTATATTACTGCAAAGTTTTCCTGTTAAAAGGAAAGATCTGCCATTAAGGCATGTtaagccaaatgacctccttctgtgctatatcaTTGCACAATTGTATGATTCTGCGATAAAAAGATCTCAATTTTCAGTGTTTACACCATTCAGGTCTGCTTCACATTTTAAACATCTTTGTAGCATCAGTTTTACATTTACGTCACAAGCATGTTGAACATTTTGCAAGTGTTTCGAAATTAATTGTCTCATAATTTGGACTTCATTTATAAGTTCCTTCCTTTGAGGCAAATTATGTTAATCCCCAGAAAAAGCATATTTGATGCATAAATGGATTTACTTCCTCTATTTAATTCTTAAAACAAGCTGTGAGGAAATATACTTAGCACACTAAGGACATAACGTAATTTATTTGCTACAATTGTCAAACGTAAAAGTTGTGCCGTGTGTGCAGCAATGGTCTTATGGATAATATCACATTGATGTTTGACCAAAAAACTGTGTGTAAGTTTAATTGAGAAATTATCAGGGAAAAGTAGCAGAGTTATTGGAAATTCAGAGACCTGCAATAATAGTATGAATTAAAATCCCCTTATGACATCTGGGGAATTTAGAATCCATTAATATTGAGTTTTGGATCAAAAGGTAGTTTCAGTAATAAATACCACATAACTATTAACTTTCATAATGAGGGCAAATTAAAGATTTTTGCCTCTAGCCAAGTCAAGGTGAATCTGCCAGCCTCCTTGAAATACTCACAAACTTGGCTTCAACAGTATAAGCACAAACTTCCATCTGCTTTCTGCATGATGAACCAGAGGTTTACTGTCTCGATCCCTTTGCTTTGCTTCATCCTTTAATCCTTGAAAATTGTCCCTCTCTGAGGTTCGGTGATGCCATTAGGAAAACCTGTACCCTGGTCCTAGATTGACTTCCTGTGGATGATACCCTTCTCAAAATCCATCTCCAAGCCAACATGAATCACATCAACTTCAGATCAAGGTAGAAATGTTTATTAGTTATCCTTGACACATCCAACATAATTCTAATTTGGAATTAAATAGACTGTTTAAAGTATGACCATCTGCAAAACCTGATATTTGTAACACTTCCCTTCAACATTAACACCAACAGAGCACCCATTGTTGGAACAGTTGTTTAGACTATTGTTTACAGCTATGAACATCTCAGAGCTCCTTCCCAGGTACAGCTCCCTCATCCTTTGATCTTTAACATCAACGTACCAAGCGTGATGTCAGGAGGATTCAAAGCAGGTCACATGATCATTTTCATTCCTACATTTGAcactaaataaaacaaaaatcccaaAACCTATCAATCTTTAAATTTGTAACAACAACAtgaaaaggtagaagacagacggttacggggaagggttgcttttcagaatggatgCTTGTaagcagtggtgtgccacaagggtcagtgctgggtccactatttttcacataaatgatttggatgtgaacataggaggtatagttagtaagtttgcagatgacaccaaaattggaggtgtagtggacagtgaagaaggttacctcagagtacaatgggatcttgatcagatgggccaatggactgaggagtggcagatggagtttaacttagataaatgtgagatgctgcattttggaaaaagtaaatcagggcaggacttatacacttaatggtaaggtcctggagcgtgttactgaacaaggagaccttggagtgcaggttcacagtttgctgaaagtggagtcgcagatcgatagtgatagtgaagaaggtgtttggtatactttcctttattggtcagtgtattgagtacatgagttttgaggtcatattg
Above is a window of Chiloscyllium plagiosum isolate BGI_BamShark_2017 chromosome 24, ASM401019v2, whole genome shotgun sequence DNA encoding:
- the LOC122562210 gene encoding inward rectifier potassium channel 16-like → MNFINLNYQTVSSEDDHRKFLKNGCYIQVNKRRYRKRFLRKDGNCNIHFKRAFGEWESYFSDIFTTLIDLKWRQMFLIFSLSYILSWLFFGFVYWITAVAHGDLQIEEENHVPCVVEVHSFTAAFLFSIETQTTIGYGSRCVTEECPFAVSMVTFQSVISCLINTFIIGVVVAKMSKARKRAQTIRFSNNAVIAVRNGKLCMMWRIGDFRESHIIEGTVRAQLLQFKEYDDNKLSMEYQDLYIVTGNIILISPVTIVHEINENSPLYELSKKDLAEGDFEIIVTFVYSEDSTGNTHQSRSSYTPLEILWGHRFNEVLKDKPSYYKVNYSQFHKTQEVTTPECSAKELYSTPEHSINVLTVAGLDSEDGKCESTVIPNSNGENGEEQYVYPKPEFTFRNLSMESEL